A region from the Mucilaginibacter sp. CSA2-8R genome encodes:
- a CDS encoding sigma-70 family RNA polymerase sigma factor yields the protein MGEAELHQLITGCLNNNRKDQKVLYKAFYGFAMGICLRYAGNRYEAAEIMNQGFLKVYNNLHRYDEARPFMAWLGRIMMNTAIDYHRRNVKWAEYNDIDEALDISNSDYADSKLNYDELLGMIQRLPNSYRTVFNLYAIEGYTHDEIGDLLGISVGTSKSNLFKAREKLKQMILKTDQLPKPDMGNGYGPVSISAVSVGISFLINFIF from the coding sequence ATGGGAGAAGCAGAACTACATCAACTGATTACTGGCTGTTTAAACAATAACAGGAAAGATCAGAAAGTGCTATACAAGGCATTTTATGGATTTGCTATGGGCATCTGTTTGCGTTATGCAGGTAATCGTTATGAGGCGGCCGAGATTATGAATCAGGGCTTTTTAAAAGTTTATAACAATCTGCATCGTTATGACGAAGCAAGGCCTTTTATGGCCTGGCTGGGACGCATCATGATGAATACAGCCATCGACTATCACCGGCGTAACGTTAAGTGGGCGGAGTACAATGATATAGACGAAGCGCTGGATATCAGCAACAGTGATTATGCCGACAGTAAATTAAATTATGATGAGCTGCTGGGGATGATACAACGCCTGCCCAACTCCTATCGTACGGTGTTTAACCTATACGCTATTGAGGGATATACACACGACGAAATTGGTGATTTGCTGGGTATTAGCGTTGGTACATCCAAATCTAACCTGTTTAAAGCGAGAGAAAAACTAAAACAAATGATATTAAAAACCGACCAGTTGCCCAAACCCGACATGGGCAACGGTTATGGTCCGGTCTCTATTAGTGCGGTAAGTGTGGGTATATCCTTTCTTATCAACTTTATATTTTAA
- the treS gene encoding maltose alpha-D-glucosyltransferase produces the protein MPQDITPLDDKLHWYKDAIIYELHIKAFRDGNCDGIGDFKGLMEKLDYLQDLGITAIWLLPFYPSPLRDDGYDIADYYSINPSYGTIEEFKLFLDEAHKRGLKVITELVINHTSDQHPWFQAARKAPKGSDERNFYVWTDDPKDYKDARIIFQDYEASNWTWDPVAQQYYWHRFFHHQPDLNFDNPAVQQEVFNILEYWCQMGVDGFRLDAVPYLFERNDTNCENLPETHVFLKKLRSYIDERYPGTLLLAEANMWPEDSAAYFGDGDECQMNYHFPVMPRMFMALQMEDKYPITDIFDQTPEIPNTCQWAIFLRNHDELTLEMVTDEERDFMYKVYVKDPKARINLGIRHRLAPLLENSRRKIELLNTLLFSLPGTPVLYYGDEIGMGDNFYLGDRDGVRTPMQWDSERNAGFSEANPQRLYLPLILDPQFHYESVNVELQSRNTSSLLWWTKRVIATRKKYKAFSRGDMKFIQSENSKILAFTRTYEDQTMLVIVNLSRYSQPVELELSAYKGYIPVEILSRNNFPEIKADSLYFLNLPAYGSQAFVLEQAHPEMENEQRLQTIAVQSWKELLERKVLEQLENKVLPNYLMRLRWFGGKARGLETITITDYATVPLADNSAFILLMEVKYREGLPDLYQLPVAFAKDGMAETLKTNTPQAVIANLTLNGEEGILYDAIYGSPLQQAIFTNMAQGNSVAQSKGKLVFSGNSALTTHVAENPVTNPRMLSAEQSNTSLSFDNQFYLKIYRKVDRAVNPDKELTKFLSEEAGFKNIPRYVGSVEWNFGTDSMVLGMMQEMVKSNSDGWEYMLDRLNDFNDNLLITTDNEIVLQESLGTIITPLAYEEVPEATKEKLEASVAELVKLLGERTGEMHLALSSEQNNPAFKPEDYSLHYQRSLFSSLQSLVRVAFQSLSRNLKKLPENVRQEAEEVLSMKEEILTIFKKIYSHKIDVTKIRIHGDYHLGQVLFTGGDFLILDFEGEPARSYSERRLKYSPLRDVAGMIRSFHYAAYGSLFLDNQIRPEDIEKLLPHVEQWYHYMSGFFMKSYLETVGDASFVPKAKEDLEIMLQTFLMQKAVYELNYELNNRPDWVLVPLRGIKSIVLKNRMATTAE, from the coding sequence ATGCCTCAAGATATAACACCACTCGACGATAAACTACACTGGTATAAAGACGCTATTATTTACGAATTGCACATCAAGGCTTTCCGGGATGGCAATTGCGACGGCATAGGCGATTTTAAGGGCCTGATGGAAAAGCTCGACTATCTGCAGGATTTAGGTATTACTGCAATCTGGCTCCTTCCGTTTTACCCATCGCCATTGCGTGATGACGGCTACGATATTGCCGATTACTATAGCATCAATCCATCTTACGGAACTATTGAAGAATTCAAGTTATTTTTAGACGAGGCGCATAAACGCGGACTTAAGGTAATTACCGAATTAGTCATCAATCACACGTCAGACCAGCACCCTTGGTTTCAAGCAGCGCGCAAGGCACCCAAGGGATCTGACGAACGTAACTTTTATGTTTGGACGGATGACCCTAAAGACTACAAAGACGCACGGATAATTTTTCAGGATTATGAAGCTTCAAACTGGACTTGGGACCCGGTTGCGCAGCAATATTACTGGCACAGGTTTTTTCACCACCAGCCCGATTTAAATTTTGATAATCCGGCGGTGCAGCAAGAAGTTTTTAATATTTTAGAATACTGGTGTCAAATGGGTGTAGATGGTTTCAGGCTTGATGCCGTACCTTATTTATTTGAGCGCAACGACACCAATTGCGAAAATCTGCCAGAAACTCACGTATTTTTAAAGAAGCTTCGCTCGTATATAGATGAACGCTACCCGGGCACTCTTTTATTAGCTGAGGCCAACATGTGGCCTGAAGACTCGGCCGCCTACTTTGGCGACGGTGACGAGTGCCAGATGAACTACCACTTCCCGGTAATGCCACGCATGTTTATGGCCTTGCAGATGGAGGACAAATATCCTATCACAGATATTTTTGACCAAACGCCCGAGATACCTAACACTTGCCAATGGGCGATCTTTTTGCGTAACCATGATGAGTTGACGTTGGAAATGGTAACCGACGAGGAACGCGACTTTATGTATAAAGTATACGTAAAAGACCCTAAAGCTCGTATTAATTTGGGCATCCGTCATCGGTTGGCGCCATTGCTGGAGAATAGCCGCCGAAAAATTGAATTGTTAAACACTTTGCTTTTTTCGTTACCTGGCACGCCGGTTTTATACTATGGCGACGAAATTGGCATGGGCGACAACTTTTATCTGGGCGACCGCGACGGCGTGCGCACACCAATGCAATGGGATTCGGAGCGTAATGCAGGATTTTCGGAAGCCAACCCGCAACGCTTGTACTTACCGCTCATCCTCGATCCGCAGTTTCATTATGAGTCTGTTAACGTCGAGCTCCAGTCTCGTAACACATCGTCACTGCTCTGGTGGACCAAACGTGTAATCGCTACCCGAAAAAAATATAAAGCTTTTAGCCGGGGCGACATGAAGTTCATTCAGAGCGAAAACTCCAAAATACTCGCCTTTACCCGCACTTACGAAGACCAGACCATGCTGGTGATTGTCAACTTGTCGAGATATAGCCAACCGGTCGAGTTAGAACTAAGTGCCTATAAAGGTTATATACCTGTCGAGATTTTAAGTCGCAACAATTTTCCTGAAATTAAGGCCGACTCACTATACTTTTTAAACTTGCCAGCTTACGGCAGCCAGGCATTTGTATTAGAACAAGCGCATCCGGAAATGGAAAACGAACAGCGCTTACAAACCATTGCTGTACAAAGTTGGAAAGAATTACTGGAAAGAAAGGTTTTAGAACAGCTCGAAAACAAAGTTTTACCCAATTACCTGATGCGTTTGCGTTGGTTTGGCGGAAAAGCAAGGGGCTTGGAAACCATTACCATTACCGACTATGCTACCGTTCCACTGGCCGACAACAGCGCTTTTATCTTGCTGATGGAAGTAAAATACCGTGAAGGTTTACCAGACTTATACCAGTTACCGGTAGCTTTTGCGAAGGATGGCATGGCCGAAACTTTAAAAACTAATACACCTCAGGCCGTCATAGCCAATTTAACGCTAAATGGTGAAGAAGGCATATTATATGATGCTATATATGGTTCGCCATTGCAACAGGCCATTTTTACTAATATGGCTCAGGGCAATAGTGTCGCGCAGTCCAAAGGTAAATTGGTATTTTCGGGCAACAGCGCGTTAACAACACATGTTGCAGAAAATCCGGTTACTAATCCGCGCATGCTTTCGGCCGAGCAGAGCAATACTTCATTATCTTTCGATAATCAATTTTACCTTAAAATTTACCGTAAAGTTGACCGTGCTGTTAACCCCGATAAAGAGCTGACTAAGTTTTTGAGCGAGGAAGCTGGTTTTAAAAACATACCGAGATACGTAGGATCGGTTGAGTGGAACTTCGGCACCGACTCGATGGTGTTAGGTATGATGCAGGAAATGGTAAAAAGCAACAGCGACGGTTGGGAATACATGCTCGACAGGTTAAACGACTTTAACGATAATTTGCTGATCACAACCGATAACGAGATCGTTCTGCAAGAGTCTTTAGGTACTATCATTACGCCGTTGGCTTATGAGGAGGTACCTGAAGCGACCAAAGAAAAATTAGAGGCCAGTGTTGCTGAGTTAGTAAAACTTTTGGGTGAGCGCACCGGCGAAATGCACCTGGCTTTGTCGTCAGAACAAAACAATCCTGCATTTAAGCCAGAAGATTATTCCTTACATTATCAACGCTCATTGTTTTCATCTTTGCAATCTTTGGTTAGGGTAGCTTTTCAGAGCCTAAGCAGAAATTTAAAAAAACTACCTGAAAACGTTAGGCAGGAAGCTGAAGAAGTGCTGAGTATGAAGGAGGAGATCTTAACGATTTTCAAAAAAATATACAGCCATAAGATAGATGTCACTAAAATCCGCATTCACGGCGATTATCATTTAGGCCAGGTATTATTTACAGGGGGCGACTTTTTGATACTTGATTTTGAAGGCGAACCGGCACGTAGCTACAGCGAAAGACGTTTAAAATACTCTCCGTTACGTGATGTAGCCGGCATGATTCGTTCATTCCATTATGCCGCTTACGGCAGCTTGTTTTTAGATAACCAGATCAGGCCTGAAGATATTGAAAAATTGTTGCCGCACGTAGAGCAGTGGTATCATTATATGTCGGGCTTTTTCATGAAATCGTATTTGGAAACTGTTGGAGACGCTTCCTTTGTGCCAAAAGCCAAAGAAGATTTGGAAATTATGCTGCAAACATTTCTAATGCAGAAAGCGGTATACGAATTGAATTATGAGCTCAATAATCGCCCTGATTGGGTGTTGGTTCCGCTACGGGGTATCAAATCTATTGTTTTAAAAAACAGAATGGCAACCACAGCTGAGTAA
- a CDS encoding C40 family peptidase, with protein MKGKLLFMVVGMFAGLSITTHAQTAYNTFQQTAQSIVSNSVNQRLGNSSAFMATSSVRTMLVKTDTLINGVDTVYHFNTTTVTPDAFVAYALSLKGTPYVYGSTDPAIGLDCSGLVTAVFNFFNIAVPRRTVDFKNAEKKISIEEAKPGDIVLFTGSDVSLRKPGHMGIVTSVGKDIEFVHASSGQTCAVTTGKLSYSYFKTRLLDIVRVF; from the coding sequence ATGAAGGGAAAATTATTATTTATGGTTGTAGGAATGTTCGCGGGGTTGTCAATCACTACCCATGCCCAAACAGCTTACAATACTTTTCAACAAACAGCACAGTCTATAGTCAGTAATAGTGTTAATCAGAGGTTGGGTAATTCCTCCGCATTTATGGCAACGTCCTCTGTGCGGACAATGCTTGTTAAAACTGACACTTTAATTAATGGCGTGGATACCGTATACCATTTTAATACTACCACAGTAACTCCAGATGCGTTTGTAGCCTATGCCTTAAGTTTAAAAGGTACACCCTATGTGTACGGCTCTACCGACCCAGCTATAGGTTTAGATTGTTCTGGCTTAGTGACAGCGGTGTTTAATTTTTTTAACATTGCTGTACCCCGGCGTACTGTGGATTTTAAAAATGCAGAAAAGAAGATATCCATTGAAGAGGCAAAGCCAGGCGATATCGTACTTTTTACGGGTTCTGACGTTTCATTAAGGAAACCCGGGCATATGGGAATCGTTACTTCAGTCGGTAAAGATATTGAATTTGTTCATGCATCGTCAGGGCAAACCTGTGCGGTAACCACAGGTAAGTTAAGTTACAGCTATTTTAAAACCCGCTTATTAGATATAGTCCGTGTGTTTTAA
- a CDS encoding serine acetyltransferase produces the protein MDEDFYSHLFEKQGKALNIPPNSQIAKWAMAVVHLLFPEQSKRHFKSVDDLKTAFTELEQELAIILQFNDANHHNSSADIAAAFFAQVPDLYRILNTDIKAIYEGDPAAFSEFEVIRSYPGLFAISLYRIAHQLCRLGVPLIPRILTEYAHSKTGIDIHPSAKIGEYFHIDHGTGVVIGESCTIGNHVKIYQGVTLGALSVRKSMAGTKRHPTVQDRVVIYSGATILGGETIIGHDSVIGGNVWLTDSVAPHSTVYHTPMISVQNIISKS, from the coding sequence ATGGATGAAGATTTTTACAGCCATTTATTTGAAAAACAAGGTAAGGCGTTAAACATACCGCCCAACAGTCAAATTGCCAAATGGGCAATGGCTGTTGTACATCTGCTATTTCCGGAACAATCTAAAAGGCATTTTAAATCCGTTGATGATTTGAAAACGGCCTTTACCGAGCTTGAACAAGAATTGGCCATTATCCTCCAATTTAACGACGCGAACCATCATAACAGTAGTGCCGACATCGCGGCTGCCTTTTTTGCGCAGGTGCCTGATTTGTACCGCATATTAAATACTGATATCAAAGCCATTTACGAAGGCGACCCGGCTGCTTTTAGCGAGTTTGAGGTTATTAGGAGTTATCCGGGATTATTTGCCATTTCGCTTTACCGCATAGCCCACCAGCTTTGCAGGCTTGGTGTGCCGCTTATTCCGCGTATACTAACGGAATATGCCCATTCAAAAACCGGTATTGATATTCACCCGTCGGCCAAAATTGGCGAGTATTTCCACATTGACCACGGCACCGGTGTAGTAATTGGCGAAAGCTGTACTATCGGCAACCATGTAAAAATATATCAGGGCGTTACCCTCGGCGCCTTAAGTGTGCGCAAAAGTATGGCCGGCACTAAACGGCATCCTACCGTGCAAGACCGGGTGGTTATATATTCAGGCGCCACTATATTAGGCGGCGAAACCATTATTGGGCACGACAGTGTTATTGGCGGAAACGTATGGTTAACCGACAGTGTAGCCCCGCATTCAACCGTTTATCATACCCCCATGATTTCGGTGCAAAACATTATCAGCAAATCTTAG
- the glgB gene encoding 1,4-alpha-glucan branching protein GlgB, with amino-acid sequence MENNAAQIIESQPWFTLFTDFDIDLFKAGKHYQLYNKLGARQVDHAGRSGTYFAVWAPNAKHVSVIGNFNGWNRYQNAMHVRWDGSGIWELFVPDITDGECYKYFIESNSGYTVEKGDPYAYRWETAPHTATITANLQYTWGDQQWIAKRGQTDALQQPLSIYELHIGSWRRVIDGESRFMTYRELAVELTEYCKSLNFSHVEFMPVMEHPFYGSWGYQLTGYFAPSARYGTAQDFMYLVDQLHQAGIGVILDWVPSHFPEDQHGLGYFDGTHLYEYADPRKGFHPDWKSLIFNFSRNEVRAFLISNALYWLDKFHIDGLRVDAVASMLYLDYSRKAGEWIPNEFGGRENLEAISFLQEFNDAVHQHHPDVITIAEESTAWPGVTAPTHANGLGFDLKWMMGWMHDTLSYFENPPIYRSYHHGQITFSLMYAFTEKFVLPLSHDEVVYGKHSLINKMPGDSWQQFANLRLLYGYMYGHPGAKLIFMGGEFGQRHEWQHDYSLDWHETNDSNHLGILKWLSQLNTLYKQHGALYENSYSPDGFEWLEMNDSANSVLSWLRKGKDNNESLIFVANFAPVVRNNYRIGVSQVGNYTEVLNSDNLNYGGSDVLNKGLLESYPIPMHGKAHSLVLTLPPLGISVIKFDSKFDWL; translated from the coding sequence ATGGAAAATAATGCAGCGCAAATAATTGAGAGTCAGCCTTGGTTTACCCTTTTTACCGACTTTGATATTGATTTATTTAAGGCTGGTAAACACTACCAGCTTTACAATAAACTGGGTGCACGGCAGGTAGATCATGCCGGTAGGTCAGGAACGTACTTTGCCGTTTGGGCGCCTAATGCTAAACATGTATCGGTAATTGGCAATTTTAATGGTTGGAACCGGTACCAAAACGCCATGCATGTAAGATGGGACGGCTCTGGTATTTGGGAGTTGTTTGTGCCTGATATAACTGACGGTGAGTGCTATAAATATTTTATCGAGTCGAACAGCGGATACACGGTAGAAAAAGGAGACCCATACGCTTACCGTTGGGAAACGGCACCCCATACGGCAACCATTACAGCCAACCTGCAATATACCTGGGGAGACCAACAATGGATAGCCAAAAGAGGGCAGACTGATGCCTTACAACAGCCTCTATCTATCTACGAATTACACATTGGCTCCTGGAGACGGGTAATTGACGGCGAGAGCCGGTTTATGACTTACCGCGAGTTGGCGGTTGAGCTAACCGAGTATTGCAAAAGTTTGAACTTTTCCCATGTAGAGTTTATGCCGGTGATGGAACATCCATTTTACGGTTCATGGGGATATCAGCTAACCGGCTACTTTGCCCCATCGGCCCGCTACGGTACTGCGCAAGACTTTATGTATTTGGTTGACCAATTGCATCAGGCCGGCATTGGGGTAATTTTAGATTGGGTTCCTTCCCACTTTCCCGAAGACCAGCATGGGTTAGGGTATTTTGATGGTACGCACTTATACGAGTACGCAGACCCGCGTAAAGGCTTTCACCCGGATTGGAAGAGCTTAATATTTAACTTTAGCCGCAACGAAGTTAGGGCCTTTTTAATTTCTAATGCATTATACTGGCTGGATAAATTCCATATTGATGGGCTGCGTGTTGACGCTGTAGCGTCCATGTTATATCTGGATTATTCGCGGAAGGCTGGCGAATGGATACCTAATGAGTTTGGCGGCCGCGAGAATTTAGAAGCGATAAGCTTTTTACAGGAGTTTAATGACGCGGTTCATCAGCATCATCCGGATGTTATTACTATCGCCGAAGAATCAACAGCCTGGCCAGGCGTTACCGCACCAACCCATGCAAACGGTTTAGGGTTTGATTTAAAATGGATGATGGGCTGGATGCACGATACGCTGAGCTATTTCGAAAATCCACCAATATATCGCAGCTACCACCACGGGCAAATCACCTTTAGTTTGATGTATGCCTTTACCGAAAAATTTGTACTTCCACTATCACACGATGAGGTAGTCTATGGCAAGCATTCGCTCATCAATAAAATGCCCGGCGACAGCTGGCAGCAATTCGCCAACCTGCGTTTGTTATACGGCTATATGTATGGCCATCCAGGCGCAAAACTTATTTTTATGGGCGGCGAATTTGGTCAGCGACACGAATGGCAGCACGATTACAGTTTGGATTGGCACGAAACTAACGACAGCAACCACTTAGGAATATTAAAATGGCTAAGCCAGCTTAATACTTTGTATAAACAACACGGTGCTTTATACGAAAACAGCTATTCGCCCGATGGCTTTGAGTGGCTTGAGATGAATGACAGTGCTAACAGCGTGCTATCCTGGCTGCGTAAGGGCAAAGACAATAACGAGAGTTTAATCTTTGTGGCTAACTTTGCCCCGGTGGTCCGAAACAATTACCGCATCGGTGTTTCGCAAGTTGGCAATTACACCGAAGTGTTAAATTCAGATAATTTAAATTACGGCGGTAGCGATGTGTTGAATAAAGGCCTGCTCGAGTCTTATCCTATCCCTATGCATGGTAAGGCTCATTCGTTGGTTTTAACGCTGCCTCCGTTGGGTATATCTGTTATTAAATTCGACAGTAAGTTTGACTGGCTGTAG
- a CDS encoding Rieske 2Fe-2S domain-containing protein: protein MERKEFISKLGISLAAICAGCGIASCGSNPKAEDPAPTPGGGTGGNSNALVSANLDSELKNVGEFKISNGVILVRLATGNTANAFTAVQVACTHQGTSINYNSSQGKFICPNHGSQFSTNGAVLLGPATTALKGYTVNISGSSLNVTA from the coding sequence ATGGAACGTAAAGAATTTATTTCGAAGCTGGGTATTAGCCTGGCCGCTATTTGTGCTGGGTGCGGCATTGCATCCTGCGGTAGTAACCCTAAAGCCGAAGACCCGGCTCCAACACCCGGAGGTGGTACAGGCGGCAATAGCAATGCGTTGGTAAGCGCCAATTTAGATTCGGAATTAAAAAATGTAGGCGAATTTAAGATTAGCAATGGTGTGATACTCGTTAGGCTGGCCACAGGTAATACGGCTAATGCCTTTACCGCAGTTCAGGTAGCTTGCACACATCAGGGGACTTCTATTAATTACAATAGCTCACAGGGTAAGTTTATTTGCCCAAACCATGGCAGCCAGTTTAGCACTAATGGTGCGGTATTGCTTGGGCCGGCAACAACGGCTTTAAAAGGTTATACTGTAAATATTTCCGGTAGCTCACTTAATGTAACGGCTTAA
- a CDS encoding DUF5777 family beta-barrel protein, which produces MKFYQKAVFLAAFILPGVTGYAQNKSARDTSATDSLLNSLSADEKADPVLATFKSTRLILTETTETIKKNNLNFLVVHRFGDIAGADGGGKTLWGLDNSSDIYIGFEYGLTNNLDIDFGRSKYEQLLELGLKYALLRQTSDDKIPFALTVVGKTGLKPYSVTTNVYDDYTNRLNYFVQAIFARKFSSRLSLQVAPSFLRNNLPYPYIAGNEKNIFSLSAAGRLKITKRMGIVVDYAHPFSSFRDKSNSPKFYDPSAVGIEMETGGHVFTLNLSNAQAISPINYLADTESKWTKGQYRIGFTITRVFDLNHKHKGTYK; this is translated from the coding sequence ATGAAATTTTATCAAAAAGCAGTGTTCCTGGCAGCGTTTATTTTGCCGGGGGTCACGGGGTATGCCCAAAATAAATCGGCTCGCGACACATCAGCAACCGATTCTCTGCTAAACAGCCTTTCGGCTGATGAAAAAGCCGATCCGGTGTTAGCCACTTTTAAGTCGACCCGGTTAATTTTGACCGAAACTACCGAAACCATCAAAAAGAACAACCTGAACTTTTTGGTTGTCCATAGGTTTGGCGATATTGCTGGTGCCGACGGCGGCGGAAAGACCCTTTGGGGATTGGATAACTCCTCAGATATCTATATCGGCTTTGAGTATGGCCTCACCAACAATCTTGATATTGATTTTGGCCGAAGCAAATATGAACAATTGCTGGAGCTGGGGTTAAAATACGCCTTATTGCGGCAAACTTCGGATGATAAAATACCTTTTGCCTTAACCGTAGTTGGTAAAACAGGCCTGAAGCCGTACTCGGTTACTACCAATGTGTATGATGATTACACCAACCGGCTCAATTATTTTGTGCAGGCTATATTTGCGCGCAAATTTTCATCGCGCTTATCATTGCAGGTAGCGCCTTCTTTTTTGCGCAACAATCTGCCATACCCTTACATCGCCGGTAACGAAAAAAATATTTTTTCGCTAAGTGCTGCCGGAAGGCTTAAAATAACCAAACGCATGGGTATTGTGGTAGATTATGCCCATCCGTTCTCTTCGTTTCGCGACAAAAGCAACAGTCCGAAGTTTTATGATCCGTCGGCGGTCGGCATTGAAATGGAAACGGGCGGTCACGTATTTACACTTAACCTTAGTAATGCGCAGGCTATTTCGCCTATCAATTACCTAGCCGATACCGAATCAAAATGGACCAAAGGGCAATACCGCATCGGCTTTACCATCACCCGCGTATTTGATTTAAACCATAAACATAAAGGCACCTATAAATAA
- a CDS encoding SDR family oxidoreductase — MSISNRSVTGKTIVITGASSGAGRAAALEFAPYKPYLVIAARNKNSLNELAEECTALGAKVLVVQTDVTDPKAVINLANQAQDWQGQLDVWINNAGVLAAGDFDKTPMEVHQQIIETNLLGYMNGAHAVLPIFKSQQHGVIINNISIGGYLPVPYGAGYTASKFGLRGFSEALKAELTAWPQIYVCDLFPAFLDTPGIYHSGNYTGKVLKPAPPVYDPKRLAQAMLKVVENPGNHANTYVGSASLLLKFSHALFPELTTKLTGLVMRRYFNVADDLPATNGNLFNTVKYGMSTHGGFGTSGKPKAHRKYLAAALLAGLATSALVVGLKK; from the coding sequence ATGAGTATTAGTAATAGGTCAGTTACCGGAAAAACAATTGTGATTACCGGAGCTTCAAGTGGTGCCGGTCGTGCGGCAGCCCTGGAGTTTGCACCATATAAGCCTTACCTTGTAATAGCTGCACGTAACAAAAATTCGTTAAATGAACTGGCTGAAGAATGCACCGCTTTGGGTGCAAAAGTACTGGTGGTACAAACAGATGTTACCGATCCAAAAGCAGTCATCAACCTGGCTAATCAAGCACAGGATTGGCAGGGCCAGTTAGACGTTTGGATTAATAATGCCGGTGTGCTGGCTGCTGGAGATTTTGACAAGACTCCGATGGAGGTACATCAGCAAATCATAGAAACCAACTTGCTGGGTTACATGAACGGAGCTCACGCGGTATTGCCCATCTTTAAAAGTCAGCAACACGGTGTAATTATTAACAATATTTCTATAGGTGGTTATTTACCGGTACCTTATGGCGCTGGTTATACAGCAAGTAAGTTTGGGCTAAGAGGCTTTTCGGAAGCGTTAAAAGCAGAACTTACCGCTTGGCCTCAAATTTATGTTTGTGATTTATTTCCGGCATTTTTAGATACACCCGGTATTTATCATTCGGGTAATTACACGGGCAAAGTGCTTAAGCCGGCACCGCCTGTTTATGACCCTAAACGACTGGCGCAAGCCATGCTCAAGGTGGTTGAAAATCCGGGCAACCATGCTAACACTTATGTAGGCAGTGCATCCTTGCTGTTAAAATTTTCGCATGCATTATTCCCCGAGTTAACAACGAAGCTTACCGGTTTGGTAATGCGCAGATATTTTAATGTAGCCGACGACTTACCGGCTACCAATGGCAATTTATTTAATACCGTTAAATATGGCATGAGCACGCATGGCGGCTTCGGTACATCAGGTAAGCCCAAAGCCCATCGCAAGTATTTGGCGGCTGCTTTGTTGGCAGGTTTGGCCACCAGTGCTTTAGTAGTTGGACTGAAAAAATAA
- a CDS encoding YceI family protein: MKYLAFILLVWFKTNQTSQETYVCKNAKISIYSKAPLEDIDAVSTKGTSVLNAGTGDVAFSIPIKSLTFEKSLMQEHFNENYMESDKYPNATFKGKIQEKVDVSKNGVYPVTATGVLEVHGVKQNRTIPGKIIVNSGVVSLATDFNVQCKDHQIDIPQLVFKKIAETIQVKVSATYTSYKKPNS; the protein is encoded by the coding sequence ATGAAATACCTTGCCTTTATTTTGCTGGTGTGGTTCAAGACGAATCAGACCAGTCAGGAAACCTATGTCTGTAAAAATGCAAAAATCAGTATCTATTCAAAGGCTCCTTTAGAAGATATTGATGCCGTATCGACCAAGGGAACATCAGTATTAAACGCCGGTACCGGCGATGTAGCTTTTAGCATTCCGATCAAATCTTTAACATTTGAAAAATCGCTGATGCAGGAGCATTTTAACGAAAATTACATGGAAAGCGACAAGTATCCTAACGCAACTTTTAAAGGGAAAATTCAGGAAAAAGTCGACGTTAGTAAAAATGGCGTTTACCCGGTTACGGCTACTGGTGTGCTTGAGGTACATGGCGTTAAGCAAAACAGAACTATTCCGGGTAAAATCATCGTGAACAGTGGTGTGGTAAGTTTGGCTACAGACTTTAATGTGCAATGCAAAGACCACCAGATAGATATACCGCAACTGGTGTTTAAAAAGATTGCCGAAACCATCCAGGTCAAGGTATCGGCCACTTACACTTCTTACAAAAAGCCAAACTCCTAA